In Parasegetibacter sp. NRK P23, the genomic stretch AACCACCGGTTATTTCCCCTCCTTTTTCAGCTTCTGGAACAAGTGCGATAAAAAAGAATACGGGTATAGCAAACGGGCCGGGGCTTAAAATCATGGCCGCACAGCCTAACATTTCCGGCACTGAACGGTTATACACTAAGTAAACAGGTCGTATGCACATTCTTGTTACCGGCTCCAATGGCTACATCGGGCAAAGACTCATCCCCGTATTGCTGGAACAGCAGTACCGCCTTACCTGTTGCGTGCGCAGCAGGCAAAGGTTCGAAGCCGGTTATAACGGCGGCGAAATTCAGGTGCTGGAAGTGGATTTTTCCGGTGATATTTCCCCCCTGAAATTCCCTGCCGATATTGATGTGGCTTTCTACCTAGTGCATTCCATGCGGGAAGGCGCTGATTTTGAGGCGGCCGAACAACGCGCGGCCAAGGCTTTCTTGGAACTTGTGGAAGGCACGCAATGCAAACAGGTGATTTACCTGAGCGGCATCGTAAACGCGGATCAGTTGTCGAAGCACCTTTCTTCCCGTTTCGCGGTAGAAAACATCCTGCGTTCGGGCCGGATCCCGGTAACCGTATTGCGTGCCGGTATTATTGTAGGTTCCGGCAGCTCCTCCTTCGAAATCATCCGCGACCTGGTGGAGAAGTTACCGGTGATGATTACCCCAAAATGGCTCCGCACGAAATGCCAGCCCCTGGCCATCCGGAACGCGATCGCCTTCCTCACCGGCGTAATCATGGACAGCGAATCATTCAACAAAGATTACGATATCGGTGGCCCGGAAATACTCACGTACAAGCAAATGCTGGAGCAATTCGCCGAAGTGCGCGGACTGAAGCGCCATATTTTCACGTTGCCGGTAATGACACCGCGCCTCTCCAGCTACTGGCTCTATTTCGTCACCTCCACCTCCTACCCGCTTGCCGTGAACCTCGTGAACAGCATGAAGGTAGATGTAACCTGCCGCCCCAATAACCTGGCGGAGCGCCTGGGTATTGCGTTGCTTTCTTACAAACAGGCAGTGGAAATGGCGTTTCAGAAGATTGAACAAAACGAGGTGATCAGCAGTTGGAAGGATGCGTTCAGCGCCTTTAATACAAGCCCCGTCATCATCAACAACATTGAGGTGCCGGTTTTCGGGTGTTTTAAAGATACCCGCCACCGCGAGATCAGCGGCGACCCCGACCAAGTGCTGGGTAAGATATGGCGCATCGGCGGCGAACAGGGCTGGTATTACGGCAACAGCCTCTGGAAGCTGCGTGGTTTCATCGACAAAGCTTTTGGTGGCGTAGGACTGCGCCGGGGACGCACCAGCGCATTACAGATTGAGCGGGGCGATGCGCTCGATTTCTGGCGCGTTATCATTGCCGATAAAATCAATCGCAGGCTGCTGCTGTATGCAGAAATGAAACTCCCGGGAGAAGCCTGGCTGGAGTTTCAGATCATGGAAAAAGAAAAAAGATACTACCTGTTCCAAACCGCCACGTTCAGGCCGAAGGGTTTGCTCGGCAGGTTATACTGGTACAGTGTACTCCCTTTTCACTACTTCATTTTTAATGGGATGATCCGCGAACTGGTAAAACAGGAACCGGAGGAAGCCTGATTTTCGGCAGCTATAAATTTTTATATTCGTAGCGCTTGAACAGTGCGAATCAATATAAGCCAACTATGCATGAAGCCGAACGCGTCCGGGCCTTACGCGGATACAAAATACTGGATACGCTTCCGGAAGCGTCTTTCGACCGCATCACCCGGCTGGCGGCACTGGTCTGTGGTACGCCCATTTCCTTGGTATCATTGATAGATGAAAAACGGCAATGGATTAAATCGGGTACCGGACTTGATGTGAAAGAAACGTCGCGGGAAGTGGCTTTTTGCCAGTACGCCATCCTCGACCACCATATCATGGAGGTGCCGGACGCGCGTACGGATGACCGCTTCAGCAGCAATGAGATGGTGTTGAATGAACCTGGCATCAGGTTCTACGCGGGTCAGCCCCTTATTGATCCGAACGGTTATGCGCTGGGCACCTTATGTGTATTGGGGCCTGAACCCGGTCACCTGCGGCCCGATCAGAAAGAAGCGTTGAAACTCCTGGCGGAAGAAGTAATGGACCTGATTGTGGAACGTCGGCAGAAAGAAGAATTCAGGCACTTCGAAATGTTGTTCCGCCTTTCCAACGACCTGTTGTGCATTGCCGGAACCGATGGTTTCTTTAAAAGAGTGAACCCCGCGTTTACGGTGATATTGGGCTGGGATGAAAGGACTTTGCTGAACACCTCTTTTTTTGAACTCGTACACCCGAACGACCTGAACGCTACACAGGCGGAGCTCGTTAAACTGGCGGCCGGAGAACCCACGGTGAATTTTCAGCACCGGTTCCGGCGTGAAGACGGGGAATACCGCTGGCTGCAGTGGGTGGCCACTCCCGAGCCGGAAACCGGCTACCTGTTCGCCATTGCGAGAGACATTACCCAGGAAAAAGAAAGGGCAGCGAAACTGGCTGAAAGCGAAGGAAAATTGCGCGCATTTTTCGAAAACTCCCAGGGGTTGATGTGTACACACGACCTGGAAGGCCGTTTTCTTTCCGTCAATACAGCTGGCGCCCGCATCCTGGGTTATACGCCTGAAGAAATCCTGCCATATACCCTATTCGATATTATCCCGGCGGAAAGGCACCCTAACGTTCACGCCTACCTGGAGGAAATAAAACGATCAGGATACGCCAGTGGCCAGATGATCACCCTGCACAAAAACGGCACTCCCAAAATATGGCTGTTCAATAATATACTGGAATGGGGCCACGGTGCAGCGCCATATGTTATAGGCAATGCGGTGGACATCACTGAGCGGGCCGCTTTGGAAGAAAGCCTGCGCGTAACCCGGCTGATGCTGGAACAAACCAGTGAAGTGGCCCGTGTGGGTGGATGGGAAATTGACCTGGTACAACAGAAACCGATCTGGTCTAAGGTCACAAAAGAAATCCACGCCGTTCCGGATGACTATGAACCCGATCTTAGCACCGCCATCAATTTTTATAAAGAAGGGGAAAGCAGGACGCGCATTTCCGCCGCGGTGGTGAAGGCCATGCGGGACGGAACACCCTGGGATATGGAGCTGCAACTGACCGACGCGAAAGGGAAAGACATCTGGGTAAGGGCGATGGGACGGGTGGAAATGGAACAGGGCGTTTGCAAAAGGCTGTACGGTACCTTCCAGGATATCGATTCCGCGAAACGTGCTGACCTGGAAATACGCCGTTCTCAAAAACAACTCAACGATTTGTTGAACGCCGCTTCAGAAGTAAGCATCATCGCCACCGATCCGAACGGACTGATCACCGTGTTCAACACCGGAGCCGAAAACATGCTCGGGTACACCAGTGAAGAAATGGTAGGCATCCACACTCCCGCTATCTTCCACGATCCTGCTGAAGTGCTGCAGCGCGGCCGCGAACTCACCGAAAAACTGGGGCAGCCGGTGGAAGGCCTGAGCGTTTTTGTTACTGTTGCCAAGGACCAGGGATCTGAAAACAGGGATTGGACCTATATCAGGAAAAATGGTGAAAGAAGAACCGTGTCTCTTGTGGCTACCGCTATCCGCGACCATGACGGTGAGATCACCGGTTACCTCGGCGTGGCCATCGACATCACGGATAAGAGGATCATTCAAAATGCGCTGATCAACGAAAAAAGCCGGCTCGCCTCCTTTGTGGAACATACCCCGGCGGCAGTGGCCATGGTGGATGAAAACATGACACTTATCGCGGTAAGTAAAAGGTGGAAGGAAGATTATCACCTGGCTGGAAAAGAAGTAGTGGGGATGTCTTACTATGAAGTTTTCCCGGACCTCTCACAAGACCGGAAAGACAGGCACCAAAGGATATTGGCAGGGGCGGTGGAAAGAAAAGAAGAAGATGTGTACCGGCTGAAAGCTGACACCGAGGACCAGTATGTAACCTGGGAAATGCGTCCCTGGTACACCCATGATGGCAAAGTGGGCGGTATGATGCTGTTCACCCAGAACATCACCGCCATGGTCAAACAGCGGGAAGAACTCAAGCTTGCCAAAGAGCAGGCGGAACAGGCGAACGTAGCCAAATCAGAATTCCTGGCCAACATGAGCCACGAAATCAGAACGCCGCTCAATGGGGTGATCGGCTTCACCGACCTGGTGTTAAAAACCCCGCTCAGTGAAACCCAGCGGCAATATGTTTCCATCATCAACCAATCGGGTAACGCGCTCCTCAGTACCATCAACGATATCCTCGATTTCTCCAAGATAGAAGCCGGCCGCCTTGAACTGGACATCGAAAAATGCGATCTCTACGAACTGTGCGGCCAGGCCAGCGACATCATCACCTACCAGGTGCAGTACAAAGGCCTTGAAATGCTCCTCAACATCGGAACCGATCTGCCAAGGTTCATTTACGCCGATGCCATCCGCCTGAAACAGGTACTGGTGAACCTGCTCAGCAACGCGGCCAAATTCACGGAAAAAGGAGAAATAGAACTGAAGATCATGGACATGGGTGGCAACAACAACGAACGTACCATCCGCTTCGCCGTCCGGGACACCGGGATAGGCATCAAACCCGACAGACAGCACAAAATATTCGACGCGTTCACCCAGGAAGACAGTTCCACCACCAAAAGATATGGCGGAACAGGACTCGGCCTCACCATCGCCAACAAGTTGCTTGCGCTGATGAACAGCAGACTGCAACTGGAAAGCAAACCCGGAAAGGGAAGCACGTTCTTCTTCGACATCCTTTTCAGGGCCGAACAGGGCGAATCCATTGAATGGACAGGCATCGAAAACATCAGGAATGTATTGGTGGTGGACGACAACGAACACAACCGCCTGATCGTTTCCCGGATGCTCGCGCTCAAACAAATGAAAGTAACCGAGGCCTCCAATGGATTTGAAGCGCTCCAACTGCTCGCCAAAGGACAACAGTTCGACGTAATACTCATGGATTACCACATGCCTTATATGGATGGCCTGGAAACAGTGCGTAAAATCAGAGAAAGTTTCTTCCCCACATTCGATGAACTCCCCATCACCTTGTTGCACAGCTCTTCAGACGATGAAAGTATCCACCAATGGTGCAAAGAGCTGGACATCAGAAAAAAGTTGATTAAGCCCATTAAACTACAAGACCTCTACGGTATGCTTTCCCGGTTACGGACAAACGAAAACACCCAGGCAGCGGCACCTGAAAAAGAAATGGCACACACCGGCGTAAGCGGCGCCATTCTGATTGCGGAAGACAATTCCGTGAACATGCTTCTGGCCAGAACAATTATACGCGGCATCGCGCCTTCAGCCACCATTCTGGAAGCTACTGATGGGGCGCAGGCCGTGGCCATCTGCAGGAACAAATTACCTGATCTTATACTTATGGATGTGCAGATGCCCGTGATGAACGGGTATGATGCCACCGCGCAGATCCGGAACCTGGAATATGGCAACCTCGTACCCATCATCGCACTAACGGCCGGTAACGTTAAAGGGGAAAAAGAAAAATGTCTGGCCGCAGGCATGAACGATTTCCTGGTAAAACCCATTATCGCCGATACCATCGCCAGTGTGGTCAACAAATGGTTGTACCACCAGGAGGGCCCGGAAATTGAAACCGCGGATACTCCTTCCGCTGAACAGCATTTTGACCCTCAAATGCTCCATTCTTACATCGGGGACGACCCGGTTGCGCTGGCGGAAACACTGGATGCGGCAAAACGTGAGTTGGAAAAATCTTTACGCGCCATTGAACATTTAGCAGCTTACCCCAACGTTGAAAGCGCGAAGGAAATCGGGCATAAACTTTACGGAACGGCGTCCTCCACCGGCATGAACCACCTCGCGCAACTGGCGGGTGATTTAGAGCGCATGGGAGCGCAAAAACCGGAAAACATAACAGATCTCTGCGCAGCAACCATTAAAGAAATCAAGCTTGTTTTAAAAATGATACAGCAACATTGAGGCTTTGTATCTGTCATTATCCCCCAAAAAACCGGAATAACGCATGGTTCTTCGGGAATAGCTAAAAAAATTTTACTTTTAAAACTCAGACAAAAAAGAATAAAGTCCTTAAACAAATGCACACAAAAGAAATGTCGGAATTAACCGCTCTGGAATTTGGTAAACAGTTCCTGTTTTTCCCGCGCTGTTGGATGAACACGAAAAACTACCTGGTTGTAAAAAAAGAATTCAAATCCAGTAATACCAACTAAAATGGCGGAAACTTGTCTAAACTGTGCCAGCCAGGTAACGGAAAATTTTTGTGGCAAATGCGGGCAGAAAAAATACAAAAGAATTGACAGGAAATACATCTGGGACGAACTGCAGTACACCATTTTCCATACCAACAAAGGATTACTTTATTCTGTAAAAAGTACGCTGAAAAACCCGGGTAAAA encodes the following:
- a CDS encoding SDR family oxidoreductase, yielding MHILVTGSNGYIGQRLIPVLLEQQYRLTCCVRSRQRFEAGYNGGEIQVLEVDFSGDISPLKFPADIDVAFYLVHSMREGADFEAAEQRAAKAFLELVEGTQCKQVIYLSGIVNADQLSKHLSSRFAVENILRSGRIPVTVLRAGIIVGSGSSSFEIIRDLVEKLPVMITPKWLRTKCQPLAIRNAIAFLTGVIMDSESFNKDYDIGGPEILTYKQMLEQFAEVRGLKRHIFTLPVMTPRLSSYWLYFVTSTSYPLAVNLVNSMKVDVTCRPNNLAERLGIALLSYKQAVEMAFQKIEQNEVISSWKDAFSAFNTSPVIINNIEVPVFGCFKDTRHREISGDPDQVLGKIWRIGGEQGWYYGNSLWKLRGFIDKAFGGVGLRRGRTSALQIERGDALDFWRVIIADKINRRLLLYAEMKLPGEAWLEFQIMEKEKRYYLFQTATFRPKGLLGRLYWYSVLPFHYFIFNGMIRELVKQEPEEA
- a CDS encoding PAS domain S-box protein; the protein is MHEAERVRALRGYKILDTLPEASFDRITRLAALVCGTPISLVSLIDEKRQWIKSGTGLDVKETSREVAFCQYAILDHHIMEVPDARTDDRFSSNEMVLNEPGIRFYAGQPLIDPNGYALGTLCVLGPEPGHLRPDQKEALKLLAEEVMDLIVERRQKEEFRHFEMLFRLSNDLLCIAGTDGFFKRVNPAFTVILGWDERTLLNTSFFELVHPNDLNATQAELVKLAAGEPTVNFQHRFRREDGEYRWLQWVATPEPETGYLFAIARDITQEKERAAKLAESEGKLRAFFENSQGLMCTHDLEGRFLSVNTAGARILGYTPEEILPYTLFDIIPAERHPNVHAYLEEIKRSGYASGQMITLHKNGTPKIWLFNNILEWGHGAAPYVIGNAVDITERAALEESLRVTRLMLEQTSEVARVGGWEIDLVQQKPIWSKVTKEIHAVPDDYEPDLSTAINFYKEGESRTRISAAVVKAMRDGTPWDMELQLTDAKGKDIWVRAMGRVEMEQGVCKRLYGTFQDIDSAKRADLEIRRSQKQLNDLLNAASEVSIIATDPNGLITVFNTGAENMLGYTSEEMVGIHTPAIFHDPAEVLQRGRELTEKLGQPVEGLSVFVTVAKDQGSENRDWTYIRKNGERRTVSLVATAIRDHDGEITGYLGVAIDITDKRIIQNALINEKSRLASFVEHTPAAVAMVDENMTLIAVSKRWKEDYHLAGKEVVGMSYYEVFPDLSQDRKDRHQRILAGAVERKEEDVYRLKADTEDQYVTWEMRPWYTHDGKVGGMMLFTQNITAMVKQREELKLAKEQAEQANVAKSEFLANMSHEIRTPLNGVIGFTDLVLKTPLSETQRQYVSIINQSGNALLSTINDILDFSKIEAGRLELDIEKCDLYELCGQASDIITYQVQYKGLEMLLNIGTDLPRFIYADAIRLKQVLVNLLSNAAKFTEKGEIELKIMDMGGNNNERTIRFAVRDTGIGIKPDRQHKIFDAFTQEDSSTTKRYGGTGLGLTIANKLLALMNSRLQLESKPGKGSTFFFDILFRAEQGESIEWTGIENIRNVLVVDDNEHNRLIVSRMLALKQMKVTEASNGFEALQLLAKGQQFDVILMDYHMPYMDGLETVRKIRESFFPTFDELPITLLHSSSDDESIHQWCKELDIRKKLIKPIKLQDLYGMLSRLRTNENTQAAAPEKEMAHTGVSGAILIAEDNSVNMLLARTIIRGIAPSATILEATDGAQAVAICRNKLPDLILMDVQMPVMNGYDATAQIRNLEYGNLVPIIALTAGNVKGEKEKCLAAGMNDFLVKPIIADTIASVVNKWLYHQEGPEIETADTPSAEQHFDPQMLHSYIGDDPVALAETLDAAKRELEKSLRAIEHLAAYPNVESAKEIGHKLYGTASSTGMNHLAQLAGDLERMGAQKPENITDLCAATIKEIKLVLKMIQQH